A portion of the Oxynema aestuarii AP17 genome contains these proteins:
- a CDS encoding chemotaxis protein CheW has translation MVLPSSSYTRRFHNKRIERKRTPKRKVVTFRLGNTMWAIPIESVQRVLKEFASYGRLASGRSLVNFDNEAIALVDLSQFFLGDSEEVRDYQYLIISTIERVEGDDGGENVETLAIPIPQLPSILEVSEDKFETVPQIYREGFEGVPTSGSPPEAIEKILHLPNGEIAFYLNLDVLIRPSQARVEGS, from the coding sequence ATGGTTTTACCAAGTTCGAGTTATACTCGCCGCTTTCATAACAAACGCATCGAACGCAAACGAACGCCAAAACGTAAAGTGGTGACGTTTAGGTTGGGAAATACGATGTGGGCGATTCCGATTGAAAGCGTGCAACGGGTTCTTAAGGAGTTTGCGTCCTACGGGAGGTTAGCAAGTGGTCGCAGTTTGGTGAATTTTGATAATGAGGCGATCGCTTTAGTGGATTTGTCTCAGTTTTTTTTAGGAGATAGTGAAGAAGTAAGGGATTATCAATATTTGATTATTTCGACGATCGAGCGCGTTGAAGGGGACGACGGAGGTGAGAATGTGGAAACATTGGCGATTCCTATTCCCCAACTCCCGAGCATTTTAGAAGTTTCTGAAGATAAGTTTGAAACGGTTCCGCAGATTTATCGAGAGGGATTTGAAGGGGTTCCTACGTCCGGGAGTCCGCCCGAGGCGATCGAGAAAATTTTACATCTGCCGAATGGGGAGATTGCATTTTATTTGAATTTGGATGTATTAATTCGACCGTCTCAGGCGAGGGTCGAGGGGAGTTGA